The following DNA comes from Plasmodium vivax chromosome 11, whole genome shotgun sequence.
ACGGCACAGAGAAAAATCAACAAAATGCATTTAAAACAACGTATGGACACCTTCATTCTGTAAAAATTGccaacaaaaatggggaatgcATGCACTCTCTGTTATGTAAATGTGCACACgtggtgaggaaaaaaaaacaaataaacgaaaagcaaataaaatcAGAGCAAagtaggaaaagaaaaacgaaacacATCAAATCGCCTTAGCAGTGCATACAGTGAGGATTTCCACAAAAAAACTGCCACCCCCTTTGCCAGACACGCATCTCTTATTGCAAAAGCTAAATGGACAAAATTAGGaatcaaaatgaacaagAGAATATAAACCTCTTCTCTCAAAATGCACAAACGATGAAACACCTTTGTGGGAATTTGCGATAAACAAATTGATTAATATGGCTGAAAAATGGACAAAGAGTGTCTTTCCTTATTTCCCTCATAAGTAAATGTATTTACGCACACACTTGTGTGAATGTCAGAAAAAATCTGCGTTCAGAGAAGCCTgctaaattataaaatgcGAGCTACAAAACCGTTGTGCGTTTCTCCCACCTGGCTAgctaacaaaaaaaaaataataataaaaacagcTACATATCTTATGAacgttcataattttttttttttttttttagttagCTAGCTAGCCAAGTGCACAACATAGCCATATGCCCCCCACTGTAAAACAACGTGCAGCTGCACACACCGATCATGCTCTCTCTCTCAAAACGTTCAAAACAAGTGGAAGATAAAAGCTAATGAGAAAACATCAAATAAAGATAACTCTACATATCATACTTTTAAAGAACTCCATCGAAAGGGTCAACAGTATCTTTCAATTCGGACAGTGCATTGAAAAAAAGACTCCTCAATTGTTGCGCCACTCCAGggcgtcaaaaaaaaaaaaaaatgctacaaagaaaataaatcccCCAAATGAACAATAACCTACGTTTCAAAATTAGCATATTGTACGGACTAATGTGgcaatttcttcctttttaattttagacTACCTCATAATGCGAAAGGCTAGATCAACGTTGCTCCCTGCAAAGCGATGTTCTTTAAAATGGTTGAGAATTGGTCCCCACTTGCGCGTTTTCCACCTCTCCCATTTTTCCGTCTCTTCCACACCCCCATCTCAGTCGCAACGCCGAATGACGCAGGGCCAAACAAATTTTAACGACCTCTCACCTCTTCGCCCATTCCTCAGTCCATACATTCACTGCATCACCAAAAAGATGGACGCAAGGAACACACAAGCACATCACGCAGAGCTTACGCGACAAATAAGAATCAGTCACAAAAAGATCAAAGTTTGGGTTTAGCAAATAAGctagaaatgaaaaaactgTAAAACAAATCATTCAACAATCAACCAATCAATCAATTACGTAACGAGCCGCTTAAGCAGCgcgtaacaaaaaaaaaaaaaaaaatacacacacacgtacatacatacatgcgtgcatacatacgtacatacatgcggACGACATAATCCATagttaaaaacaaattagcaAATAATGCCAAATTTAAACAACAAAAATCGCAACCCGCCAGGGAACGTAACGCATTTAAAAGGGTTGCAGTTACGCATGCACCAGACATGGCGCGAgccatttttgtaaatggGAAAAGCCACAAAAATATTGCTCATGCTAATTTTTGGAGAATCTGCAGAGCTTTTacgttaaaaataaagaagtgTGCGGCAGGTGTAGCAGGCGCAGGAGTAGCAGACACAGTAGTAAGCGCAGTCGCAGAATAGGCCAAGTTGCAGCTACTCCTCTTTCTCTTCACTcgatttttcaaaatcatCGAATTcttgaattattttcctGTCAGAAGGCACGGGATTTTTCAACCCctccttcacttttttttccatctctCTCAACTTTTTGTATTCtttattaattttctttatttcgctttttattttcttcctgTTTAAGTTATTCTCACGTGATCCGTCTAATTCGCCTAATTCGTCTAATTCGCCTAATTCGCCTGATTCGCCTGATTCGGCTAATTCGCCTGATTCGGCTAATTCGCCTGATTCGGCTAATTCGCCTGATTCACCTAATTCGGCTGATTCGCTTAAGAAGGACGTTTTGATTTTCAAACCTTTGTGCCCCGAGGGGTCGTTATGACTCTGTTTTGGAGCGGCCTTCTCCTTAGGCATCACCGTACTACCGTCTATGCCAGTGTTGGGTGATTTATTCGTTTTGTGGCCATTTGCAGCTGTGCTTTTATTGGAGCTTCCGCTGGTACTgttcgcttccttttttgttttttctacTTCCTTCTGCGCCTTATCGATGCCATTCTGCGCTTTGTTCACTCCTGTTTGGGCCGCTTTCTCCACCTTATCGATGCCATTCTGCGCTTTGTTCACTCCTGTTTGGGCCGCTTTCTCCACCTTATCGATGCCATTCTGCACTTTGTTCACCCCCGCTTGGGCCACTTCCTGCGACCTATCGATGCCTTCCTGCACCTTACCGATGCCCTTGTGTACCACTTTCTCCGCCTTACCGATGCCCTTCTGCACCACTTCCTCCACCTTGTCGATGCCCTTTTTGGCCAcctttttcatctttttcacatttttcttccccttctcgactcctttttttgccacctttttcaccttttttttccccttatcgatactctttttcgtttccttcttcactttATCAATCTCATCCTTCGCTACATGCACAGCCTTATCGacgaattttttcccttgctTTTTGAGACgctttcctcccttttttgcctcatcCTTAAGCTTGCGAAAGCCACTCTTTCCGATATCTTTTAAGTTCTCGACTCcatttttcgcttcctttttaagtTTATCCACATTCTCCATTGAGACCATTTTCGCCTTCTTAACAGAtttcttcacccccttttttgccttcttatattttttagaacCCTTTTTAgatgcttttttcatttccctcaccattttgttggCCTTCTTGGATAGCTTGTCTATGTCAATGTTCTTCCCCACGACACTGTACACTTTATTGGTAGCTTTATCTATTAAGTGGTTCGACCccgtttttaataaattgcCCAACAGGTCCTTCACGCTTAGTGATGAGCGGCTGCTTGCCTCATCGTCATAATCGCGGTCGTTGTCGTTGTCGTCGCCAATGGTGCTGTCGTCGTCATTGtcgtcatcgtcgtcatcatcgtcgtcatcgtcatcatcgtcgtcatcgtcatcatcatcgtcatcttcatcatcatcgtcatcgtcatcatcatcgtcatcttCATCCCTATCGTCGTCGTCATTTTCGAAGTCTCCCACCTTATCCTCCACTTCATACCCCTGCGCATGCTCCTTCTCCTCACCCTCCACTTCATCCATCTGCACCTCATCCACCTCCATTTCATCCAcgtccgcttcttcccccgcgTCATCCACTTCGTAATTCCTCATCCCTTTTGACATATCAGCAAAGGACGCAGTATTTTCCAAAACCTTTTGGCTTTCTTGCCAGTTAGAAGTACCCTCCATAGGGTTGTCACTTTCGCTAGCTGTCACATCCATCTGACGGTCATCGCCCATAAACGCACTGCGCAATTTCGTAGAGGCATAATCTACTATCGGCATGAGTGAGGAGCCATTGTAAAAGGAATCTTCATATGTTGCGTCTTCCCCGTCTGAATTCCTCGCTTTCGCGTCGCTCACCTCATCACTACTCACCTCATCGTCGATCATCTGAAAATGTCCCCCTCGCACACTTCGCGAAACAGTAGAATCGTCTGCAAATACTTCACTTTGCAAaactgttttaaaaaaagcttCACATTTGTCCTCATCATCACCACTAGCCAAAGGGTTCTCCTCCGAGTTTTCCCCCGGGGTATATCTAAACTGGTGATTCTTAATATCTACTTCTTTTGTGTTGGGAGATTCTTCCACTGGGGtctccccctcttcctcGCTCGCCAATATAGATTCTAACCGCTCACTCCCTTTCAGAACATCGTAGCAATCAAATGTCCGCTCAACTGAGTCTATGAAAATTTGGTCCATGTCTTCTTCTGCAACCCTGCCGGTGTTAGCATCCTCCGCGTTAGTGCTTCCATTGCGTAGTAAATtcattaccttttttttcatcataaaGGAGTCCTTTAAATTTGCCAGCATTTCGTAAAGCGCAATTTTTTCAGCATTGTCGTTTGGTGCGTTGTCGCCAGGCGCGTGGTCGTCTGACGCATTACCGGCCGAACTCGCGTCACCTGCTTCCACCTCATCGCACCCTTTCAGAAGGTCCCTTTCGCtcaataatttatttttgattgACGAGGGGATGGCTGTCCTGCTACTCGCACTGTCCAAGTAGCTAACAATATCATCGATCGTTTCGGCATACTCCGAATTAGGGCACGAATTAAGATTATCATTCCTCAGTTCCACGCTTGACAGGATGGAGTCATTTGACTCGGTCGACTTGTCCATCTGCTTGTACTCATGATCTAGGATCTCTTCGGTATCATTAACTTGATCGTCTTTCGGCAAAAAGGACATATAGTCTAGCGATTTATCCAATCCTTTGAATAACTCGCTCTTGTTATTTTCgcttaatttttccaaatttaaattaaatgtgTACCTCATGTAGCAGTAGGTAGTCGATTCTTCATCCGAGTTTTTCTGATAGACCTTGCGCAGCATATGGACATCATTTTCGGTAGATTCCTCGGTTGAAATAACTTTCATGCCTCTCGCGTCGTGCGCAGGGTATTCCTCCTCACTCCCAGActgttcttccccctccgaaGCGGCATCATTCTCATTATCATTATCGTTATCGCTATCACTGTCATCGCCATTATCATCAGCGCCGTCATCACCATCGTCCGCCGCATCACCACTCAAATTTTGCAGACTTGCGGCGCTGCCCCTCTTCGATGCACCCATGCCTTTAATTTTGTCCACTTCTTGCACGACTAAGGCCCGCTCGAGgacattttcctttattttttcgaaaattttaattttaatttttttcccattctgAAAAATGTTCTTCTCTTTCTTCAAATGATCATGCGATAGCAACACATCTTTGTCGACCAACTCTATCTTCAAATTGATCTTTTTATCGTGAAGCATCCCATGGTAGAGAGCCGGGAGGCAAACAAGCacaaagcaaaaaatagcgGCTAATGTGTTAAACTTCCCCATGTTTATTTATGCTATATAGTAATCAAAGCGACAGTGTatggtttgaaaaaaaacaaaaaacaaaattgcgCGTTGCTATGTAGAACAAACTGCAATCGTTAAAGACGAGACACACGTCTGCTTAATCAAACTCGTAAAACCGCGTCTTACTCAAACTTGTTGGTATACACAGCGTCCAATCaaataatgcatttttttaatgtcaaAATGGAGCTCattctttttgttcatttttatttttaaaataaatatatttaaatgtatcattatgtaatttttaagttgatattttaaaaaaaaatgtgttgacgaaaaaaaggaaatgcgaaaaagaaaaaacctatacaacgttttttttttttttttttttctaaatagctacaaaaagtaaaagaagTGTGTAAATGAagccaaaatgtgaaaaaaaatgtagctatttcacttcttcacctgacccgttcataaGAAACTGTCTTTATTATCTCCTTTtctaaaacattttttgaaatccagctagccattttgcattattcTGGGctaacgagaaaaaaaaaatacctgaatggtacataataaaatacttGCATAAGccattttggctgtttttttttttttttttcatagcTTGCGAGAAATACTCCATTTTGTATGTAACTTAAATAGCGCTACATTAGGtaatttttccctatttgAAGTTCAAAGGAAAAGCATGAATCACAAACAGTGGAAAGTTTTGTATGGCTTGCCTTTTTGCATCTCTGTGAAGGggctgcccattttgttgcAAAA
Coding sequences within:
- a CDS encoding hypothetical protein, conserved (encoded by transcript PVX_115350A), producing the protein MGKFNTLAAIFCFVLVCLPALYHGMLHDKKINLKIELVDKDVLLSHDHLKKEKNIFQNGKKIKIKIFEKIKENVLERALVVQEVDKIKGMGASKRGSAASLQNLSGDAADDGDDGADDNGDDSDSDNDNDNENDAASEGEEQSGSEEEYPAHDARGMKVISTEESTENDVHMLRKVYQKNSDEESTTYCYMRYTFNLNLEKLSENNKSELFKGLDKSLDYMSFLPKDDQVNDTEEILDHEYKQMDKSTESNDSILSSVELRNDNLNSCPNSEYAETIDDIVSYLDSASSRTAIPSSIKNKLLSERDLLKGCDEVEAGDASSAGNASDDHAPGDNAPNDNAEKIALYEMLANLKDSFMMKKKVMNLLRNGSTNAEDANTGRVAEEDMDQIFIDSVERTFDCYDVLKGSERLESILASEEEGETPVEESPNTKEVDIKNHQFRYTPGENSEENPLASGDDEDKCEAFFKTVLQSEVFADDSTVSRSVRGGHFQMIDDEVSSDEVSDAKARNSDGEDATYEDSFYNGSSLMPIVDYASTKLRSAFMGDDRQMDVTASESDNPMEGTSNWQESQKVLENTASFADMSKGMRNYEVDDAGEEADVDEMEVDEVQMDEVEGEEKEHAQGYEVEDKVGDFENDDDDRDEDDDDDDDDDDDEDDDDDDDDDDDDDDDDDDDDDDNDDDSTIGDDNDNDRDYDDEASSRSSLSVKDLLGNLLKTGSNHLIDKATNKVYSVVGKNIDIDKLSKKANKMVREMKKASKKGSKKYKKAKKGVKKSVKKAKMVSMENVDKLKKEAKNGVENLKDIGKSGFRKLKDEAKKGGKRLKKQGKKFVDKAVHVAKDEIDKVKKETKKSIDKGKKKVKKVAKKGVEKGKKNVKKMKKVAKKGIDKVEEVVQKGIGKAEKVVHKGIGKVQEGIDRSQEVAQAGVNKVQNGIDKVEKAAQTGVNKAQNGIDKVEKAAQTGVNKAQNGIDKAQKEVEKTKKEANSTSGSSNKSTAANGHKTNKSPNTGIDGSTVMPKEKAAPKQSHNDPSGHKGLKIKTSFLSESAELGESGELAESGELAESGELAESGESGELGELDELGELDGSRENNLNRKKIKSEIKKINKEYKKLREMEKKVKEGLKNPVPSDRKIIQEFDDFEKSSEEKEE